The proteins below come from a single Corylus avellana chromosome ca3, CavTom2PMs-1.0 genomic window:
- the LOC132175555 gene encoding probable CoA ligase CCL9: MENLTLTGLLKRAALDFPTRRALSVSGKFDLTHARLNELIDHAASLLLAAGISTGDVVALTFPNTVEFVVVFLAVIRCRATAAPLNSAYTAEEFEFYISDSGAKILITPKEGNQAAQAAASKLGVPHVTATLGDGESKLSLSSTSDATAESNSIAGIVNDPSDEALFLHTSGTTSRPKGVQLTQLNLVSSVRNIISVYKLTVSDSTVLVLPLFHVHGLIAGLLSSLGAGAAATLPAAGRFSASTFWSDMRAYSATWYTAVPTIHQIILDRHLTRPEPAYPKLRFIRSCSASLAPSVMARLEESFGAPVLEAYAMTEASHQMASNPLPEDGGHKPGSVGKPMGQEMAVLDLNGVPQREGVSGEVCIRGPNVTKGYKNNPEANKAAFSFGWFHTGDLGFFDSDGYLHLVGRIKELINRGGEKISPIEVDAVLLSHPDIAQAVAFGVPDDKYGEEINCAVIPREGCHIDEAVVLQFCKKNLAAFKVPKKVFITDSVPKTATGKIQRRFVAEHFIAQISTAKVPKFGA; the protein is encoded by the exons ATGGAAAACCTAACGCTCACAGGTTTGTTGAAGAGAGCCGCGTTGGATTTCCCAACCCGGCGAGCCCTCTCTGTCTCCGGAAAATTCGATCTCACACACGCGCGGTTGAACGAGCTGATCGATCACGCCGCCTCTCTCTTGCTCGCCGCCGGCATCTCCACGGGTGACGTCGTCGCCCTCACCTTCCCCAACACCGTCgag TTTGTGGTGGTGTTTTTGGCTGTAATTCGATGCCGAGCCACAGCGGCGCCGTTGAACTCGGCTTACACGGCGGAGGAGTTTGAATTCTATATATCGGACTCAGGCGCCAAGATTTTGATAACGCCCAAGGAAGGGAACCAAGCGGCCCAAGCGGCGGCTTCCAAGCTTGGAGTCCCTCACGTGACCGCCACGCTCGGTGACGGCGAAtccaaactctctctctcctccacgtCGGACGCGACCGCCGAGTCGAACTCGATCGCTGGAATTGTCAACGACCCGTCCGACGAGGCCCTCTTCCTCCATACCTCCGGGACCACGAGCCGGCCGAAGGGCGTGCAGCTCACGCAGCTCAATCTAGTCTCCTCGGTGCGAAACATCATCTCGGTGTACAAACTCACCGTGTCAGACTCGACCGTTTTAGTCCTGCCCTTGTTCCACGTCCACGGCTTGATCGCCGGCTTGCTGAGCTCGCTCGGCGCCGGAGCCGCCGCGACGCTTCCGGCCGCCGGAAGATTCTCGGCGTCGACTTTCTGGTCCGACATGCGCGCGTACAGCGCCACCTGGTACACCGCGGTCCCTACGATCCACCAGATCATCCTGGACCGCCATCTCACCCGACCCGAACCGGCCTACCCGAAGCTTCGGTTCATCAGGAGCTGCAGCGCATCTCTGGCTCCGTCGGTTATGGCTCGGCTCGAGGAGTCTTTCGGTGCGCCGGTGCTGGAGGCCTACGCGATGACCGAGGCATCTCATCAGATGGCTTCGAACCCGTTACCCGAAGACGGCGGGCACAAACCCGGGTCGGTGGGTAAACCCATGGGTCAGGAAATGGCAGTGTTGGACTTGAATGGTGTGCCCCAGCGAGAGGGTGTGAGTGGCGAGGTGTGTATCAGGGGACCCAATGTGACGAAGGGTTATAAGAACAATCCGGAGGCCAATAAGGCCGCTTTTTCGTTCGGGTGGTTTCATACTGGGGATCTCGGGTTTTTTGATTCGGATGGGTATTTGCATCTTGTGGGTCGGATCAAGGAGCTCATCAACCGTGGAG GTGAGAAGATATCACCAATTGAAGTGGATGCAGTGCTTTTATCTCATCCTGACATTGCTCAGGCTGTTGCCTTTGGGGTTCCTGATGACAAATATGGTGAAGAG ATAAATTGTGCTGTAATTCCCAGAGAAGGGTGTCACATAGATGAAGCTGTGGTGCTGCAGTTTTGCAAGAAGAATCTTGCAGCTTTCAAGGTCCCCAAGAAGGTTTTCATCACTGATTCTGTTCCAAAAACTGCTACCGGGAAGATCCAAAGGCGGTTTGTGGCAGAGCATTTCATTGCTCAAATATCCACTGCCAAAGTGCCCAAGTTTGGAGCTTAA
- the LOC132175379 gene encoding probable copper-transporting ATPase HMA5: MASKLWALACIGHESHGSLLPRPHYPSMPKYPKGVSGEESSAELGPEAKALFSVIGMTCSACAGSVEKAIKRLPGIREAVVDVLNNKAHVLFYPSFVNVENIRETIEDVGFGATLIEDEVNDRSTQVCRMRINGMTCTSCSSTVESALQAIHGVQKARVALATEEAEVHYDPKIVSSNKLLETIKDTGFEGILISSGEDISKIELKVDGVRTCRSMRIVEESLQALPGVQDTIIFPELNKISLSYKPDMTGPRTFINVIDSTGSRRFKGSIYPEGGGRETHRGEEIKQYYRSFLWSLIFTIPVFLTSMVFMYIPGIKHGFDTKVVNMMSVGMLLRWVLSTPVQFIIGRRFYIGSYKALRHGSANMDVLIALGTNAAYFYSVYSVLRATTSKDFKGTDFFETSSMLISFILLGKYLEVLAKGKTSEAIAKLMDLAPETAILLTLDAEGNVVTDEEIDSRLIQKNDVIKIIPGAKVASDGFVIWGQSHVNESMITGEARPVAKRKGDTVIGGTLNENGVLHIKATRVGSESALSQIVRLVESAQLAKAPVQKFADRISKYFVPLVIILSFSTWLAWFLSGKFHGYPESWIPSSMDSFELALQFGISVMVIACPCALGLATPTAVMVGTGVGASQGVLIKGGHALESAHKVNCIVFDKTGTLTLGKPLVVNTRLLKNMVLGEFYELIAATEVNSEHPLAKAIVEYGKKFREDEENPAWPEARDFVSITGHGVKAIVRNKEIMVGNKNLMLEHNIAIPVDAEEIVAEAEGMAQTGILVSIDGEVAGVLAISDPLKPGAEEAILILKSMKIRSIMVTGDNWGTANSIAKEVGIETVVAEAKPEQKAEKVKEFQAEGYVVAMVGDGINDSPALVAADVGMAIGAGTDIAIEAADIVLMKSNLEDVITAIDLSRRTFFHIRLNYIWALGYNLLGIPIAAGVLFPSTRFRLPPWIAGAAMAASSVSVVCCSLLLKYYKRPKKLDNLEIRGIRIE, from the exons ATGGCAAGCAAGTTGTGGGCATTAGCTTGCATTGGCCACGAGAGCCATGGGAGCCTATTGCCGCGGCCGCACTATCCGTCGATGCCAAAGTACCCAAAGGGTGTGTCCGGGGAAGAAAGCAGTGCGGAGCTGGGGCCGGAGGCCAAGGCCTTGTTCTCCGTCATCGGGATGACATGCTCCGCATGTGCCGGATCTGTCGAAAAGGCCATCAAGCGGCTTCCGGGGATACGCGAGGCGGTCGTCGACGTCTTGAACAACAAGGCACATGTCTTGTTTTATCCTAGCTTCGTCAAT GTGGAGAACATTCGTGAGACTATTGAAGATGTTGGATTTGGGGCCACATTGATTGAAGATGAGGTGAATGATAGATCCACTCAAGTGTGCCGAATGCGCATAAATGGAATGACTTGCACATCTTGCTCCTCCACTGTTGAATCAGCTTTGCAAGCAATCCATGGTGTACAAAAGGCGCGGGTGGCCTTAGCAACTGAAGAAGCAGAGGTTCATTATGATCCAAAGATTGTGAGCTCCAACAAGCTATTGGAAACCATAAAAGACACTGGATTTGAAGGCATACTTATTAGTTCAGGAGAAGACATAAGCAAAATAGAGCTCAAAGTTGATGGTGTACGTACTTGTCGTTCCATGAGAATAGTCGAAGAGTCTCTTCAAGCACTTCCAGGCGTTCAAGATACAATAATATTTCCGGAACTCAATAAAATATCCCTTTCTTACAAACCAGATATGACAGGACCGAGAACTTTCATTAACGTGATTGACTCAACTGGATCAAGACGTTTCAAAGGTAGTATATATCCtgaaggaggaggaagagaaactCATAGAGGGGAGGAAATTAAGCAATACTACAGATCCTTTTTGTGGAGTCTGATTTTTACAATTCCTGTATTTCTTACCTCCATGGTCTTTATGTATATTCCTGGAATCAAGCATGGATTTGATACCAAGGTAGTCAATATGATGAGTGTTGGTATGCTTTTGAGGTGGGTGCTATCAACTCCAGTGCAGTTCATCATAGGCCGGCGATTCTACATTGGATCCTACAAGGCATTACGCCATGGTTCTGCTAATATGGATGTTTTGATTGCATTAGGAACAAATGCAGCTTATTTCTATTCAGTCTACTCTGTGTTGAGAGCCACTACCTCTAAAGATTTCAAGGGTACTGATTTCTTTGAGACTAGCTCAATGCTTATCTCATTTATTCTACTTGGCAAGTATTTAGAGGTTTTGGCTAAAGGAAAGACATCAGAGGCCATTGCTAAACTTATGGACTTGGCACCCGAGACAGCAATATTGTTAACCTTGGATGCTGAGGGAAATGTCGTGActgatgaagaaattgacaGTCGGTTGATACAAAAGAATGATGTGATTAAAATTATTCCAGGAGCAAAAGTAGCTTCTGATGGTTTTGTTATCTGGGGTCAAAGCCACGTAAATGAGAGTATGATAACAGGAGAAGCACGGCCAGTGGCAAAAAGGAAGGGTGATACTGTAATTGGAGGCACTCTGAATGAGAATGGGGTGTTGCACATAAAAGCAACACGAGTAGGATCAGAGAGTGCTCTTTCACAGATTGTACGACTCGTTGAGTCAGCCCAGTTGGCTAAAGCACCAGTTCAGAAGTTTGCTGACCGCATTTCTAAATACTTCGTGCCCCTG GTCATTATACTTTCATTTTCAACTTGGCTTGCCTGGTTTTTATCTGGAAAATTCCATGGGTACCCAGAATCTTGGATTCCATCTTCCATGGACAGCTTTGAGCTTGCACTCCAGTTCGGGATATCTGTCATGGTCATAGCCTGCCCTTGTGCTCTAGGCCTAGCAACACCCACCGCTGTTATGGTTGGCACTGGAGTTGGTGCATCTCAGGGTGTACTGATCAAAGGGGGTCACGCATTAGAAAGTGCACATAAG GTAAACTGCATTGTATTTGACAAGACAGGAACTCTCACACTTGGGAAGCCTCTTGTTGTTAACACAAGACTCTTGAAAAATATGGTACTTGGAGAATTCTATGAACTTATCGCTGCAACTGAG GTGAACAGCGAGCACCCATTAGCAAAGGCAATTGTTGAGTATGGCAAGAAATTCAGAGAAGATGAAGAGAACCCTGCCTGGCCAGAAGCACGGGACTTTGTTTCCATTACTGGCCATGGGGTGAAGGCCATCGTCCGGAACAAGGAAATAATGGTGGGAAACAAGAACTTGATGTTGGAACACAACATTGCCATTCCAGTGGATGCTGAAGAAATAGTAGCAGAAGCTGAAGGGATGGCCCAAACTGGGATTCTGGTATCCATTGATGGGGAAGTTGCAGGAGTTTTAGCCATATCTGATCCATTAAAACCAGGTGCAGAAGAAGCCATTTTGATTCTGAAGTCGATGAAAATTAGGAGCATCATGGTGACAGGGGACAATTGGGGAACTGCCAATTCCATTGCCAAGGAAGTTGGAATTGAAACTGTTGTTGCAGAAGCGAAACCCGAGCAGAAAGCAGAGAAAGTTAAGGAGTTTCAG GCGGAAGGCTACGTGGTCGCAATGGTTGGAGATGGCATAAACGACTCACCAGCACTTGTGGCAGCAGATGTTGGAATGGCAATTGGTGCTGGAACAGACATTGCTATAGAGGCAGCTGACATTGTTCTCATGAAGAGCAACTTGGAGGATGTGATAACTGCCATTGATCTTTCCAGGAGAACCTTCTTTCACATTCGGCTGAACTACATCTGGGCTTTGGGATATAATCTGCTTGGCATCCCAATTGCTGCCGGGGTCCTTTTCCCATCCACTAGATTCCGATTACCGCCATGGATTGCTGGAGCTGCAATGGCGGCCTCTTCTGTCAGTGTTGTTTGCTGTTCTCTGCTGTTGAAATATTACAAGAGACCCAAGAAGCTGGACAACCTTGAAATTCGCGGAATAAGGATCGAGTGA